The Flavobacterium sp. HJ-32-4 genome contains a region encoding:
- a CDS encoding pitrilysin family protein, producing MKQLHKTWLFLLALPLCAGAQELKPDTKIPFDPAVRTGKLKNGLTYYIRRNTKPENKVDLRLVVNAGSLMENDDQQGLAHFMEHMNFNGTKRFPKNALVDYLQSIGVKFGQHLNAYTSFDETVYFLPIPSDDPQKLEKGFQIIEDWAFNANLTPEEIDKERGVVLEEYRLGLGADKRMEDRYLPKMLYKSRHAERLPIGKKEILQNFTYDKIVNFHKDWYRPDLMAVIVVGDIDVDAMEKKVKEHFASYANPKKERPRQVYSLPNHKETFVCIESDKEASGTQIQLMYKDYDVKKPQVTIADGRKDFIEGLYATMLNNRLQELTNSPTPPFTYGFSYHGGTYARDKEAYQSFAMVEEDKVLPALKTLALENARAQKYGFTQSELDRAKSEIMVQYESAYKDRNKSESANFVSEYQSHFLEQTPSPGIEWNYEAIKQLLPGVTLEEVNAAAKGYVKDDNRVIVITGPEKDGLKKVTEAEVLAALAINDAEVTPYEDVAIAQSLLRNPVKAGSVVKKETDEKIGAVTLTLSNGAKVTYKKTDFKNDEVMMEGISLGGSNFFTDDEMKKTQFAMGALTEAGFSGLKVNDINKFMSGKIAGASPYVSAATEGIRGSATPKDLEYLFQMVYAYFTDLNLDKEAFDGYRQKQSAFYKNMMSEPTMYFQQEFYTYLNSQNPRFNGIVPTDKTWDATDYELAYRKYKERFADAGDFHFYFVGNIDDAAIEAFAAQYLASLPSKGTHEQPKDPGYRFIRGDLKKVVNKGQDPKSTVNIMYYGDTTYSPKEAFALQALGEVLTIKLIEELRENESGVYGISARGGMNKVPYGSYNFNISFPCGPENAEKLTASALRELQKIIDKGPEEKDLVKFREAELLEYKKNAKENRFWLTNFTRSYINGVSPADVLETEKKINSITAADLQAVAKKYLTKEKIIGMLLPEKS from the coding sequence GCACCAAGCGCTTCCCGAAGAACGCCCTGGTCGACTACCTGCAAAGCATCGGGGTGAAATTCGGGCAACACCTGAATGCCTATACCAGCTTTGATGAAACGGTCTATTTCCTTCCCATCCCGTCAGACGATCCGCAGAAACTGGAGAAAGGTTTCCAGATCATCGAAGACTGGGCTTTTAATGCCAACCTCACTCCGGAGGAGATCGACAAGGAGCGGGGCGTGGTGTTGGAAGAATACCGCCTCGGACTCGGCGCCGACAAGCGGATGGAAGACCGTTACCTTCCTAAAATGCTCTACAAATCACGGCATGCCGAGCGTCTTCCCATCGGAAAAAAAGAGATTCTCCAGAATTTTACCTACGATAAAATCGTCAATTTCCACAAAGACTGGTACCGCCCGGATCTGATGGCGGTGATCGTCGTTGGCGATATCGACGTGGATGCGATGGAAAAGAAAGTAAAAGAACACTTCGCTTCCTACGCCAATCCGAAGAAGGAGCGGCCGCGGCAGGTCTACAGCCTTCCAAACCACAAGGAGACCTTCGTGTGCATCGAAAGCGACAAAGAAGCATCGGGCACGCAGATCCAGTTGATGTATAAGGATTACGATGTCAAGAAGCCGCAGGTGACCATCGCCGACGGCCGTAAGGATTTTATCGAAGGCCTTTATGCTACTATGCTCAACAACCGCCTACAGGAGCTGACGAATTCGCCGACCCCGCCGTTCACCTACGGATTTTCGTACCACGGCGGCACCTATGCCCGCGACAAAGAAGCCTACCAATCGTTTGCGATGGTAGAGGAAGACAAGGTGCTGCCGGCCCTCAAGACACTCGCCCTTGAAAACGCCCGCGCCCAAAAATACGGATTTACCCAGTCGGAGCTTGACCGCGCAAAATCAGAGATTATGGTCCAATACGAAAGTGCCTACAAAGACCGCAACAAGTCGGAATCGGCGAACTTCGTAAGCGAATACCAGTCGCACTTCCTTGAGCAAACGCCGTCGCCGGGTATCGAGTGGAATTACGAAGCCATCAAGCAGTTGCTGCCGGGCGTTACGCTCGAAGAGGTCAATGCTGCCGCCAAAGGCTATGTGAAAGACGACAACCGCGTGATCGTGATAACCGGACCGGAAAAAGACGGACTGAAGAAAGTGACCGAAGCGGAAGTCCTGGCGGCACTCGCCATCAACGATGCCGAAGTCACGCCGTATGAAGATGTGGCCATCGCCCAAAGCCTTCTCCGCAATCCGGTGAAAGCCGGCTCGGTGGTAAAAAAAGAAACCGACGAGAAAATCGGAGCCGTCACCCTCACGCTGTCTAATGGTGCCAAAGTGACCTACAAAAAGACCGATTTCAAAAACGATGAAGTCATGATGGAAGGCATTAGCCTCGGAGGATCGAATTTCTTCACCGACGACGAGATGAAGAAAACCCAGTTCGCCATGGGCGCGCTCACCGAAGCGGGCTTCTCCGGACTAAAAGTAAACGACATCAACAAGTTCATGTCGGGCAAGATTGCCGGTGCGTCACCCTATGTATCGGCGGCTACCGAAGGCATCCGGGGTTCCGCGACACCGAAAGACCTTGAATACCTCTTCCAGATGGTCTATGCCTACTTCACCGATCTTAACCTCGACAAAGAGGCGTTCGATGGCTACCGCCAGAAGCAATCGGCGTTCTACAAGAACATGATGTCGGAGCCGACCATGTACTTCCAACAGGAATTCTATACCTACCTGAACTCGCAAAACCCGCGTTTCAACGGTATCGTTCCGACTGACAAAACCTGGGATGCCACCGATTACGAACTGGCCTATCGCAAGTATAAAGAGCGTTTCGCCGATGCCGGTGACTTCCATTTCTATTTCGTAGGCAACATCGACGATGCAGCGATCGAAGCGTTCGCCGCGCAATACCTGGCGTCGCTGCCGTCAAAAGGTACGCACGAACAGCCGAAAGACCCGGGCTACCGCTTCATCCGCGGCGATCTCAAAAAGGTGGTCAACAAAGGGCAGGATCCGAAGAGTACGGTCAACATCATGTACTATGGTGACACCACCTATTCTCCGAAGGAAGCCTTCGCTCTGCAGGCGCTCGGCGAGGTACTTACCATCAAACTGATCGAGGAACTCCGCGAAAATGAAAGCGGCGTATACGGCATCAGCGCCCGCGGCGGCATGAACAAAGTGCCGTATGGCAGCTATAACTTCAACATTTCATTCCCATGCGGACCCGAAAATGCCGAGAAACTGACCGCTTCCGCCCTGCGCGAGTTGCAGAAGATCATCGACAAGGGTCCGGAAGAAAAAGACCTCGTGAAATTCCGCGAAGCCGAACTGCTGGAATACAAGAAGAACGCAAAAGAAAACCGCTTCTGGCTGACGAACTTCACGCGTTCGTATATCAACGGCGTGTCACCGGCCGACGTGCTCGAGACCGAGAAGAAGATCAATTCGATTACGGCGGCCGACCTGCAGGCCGTCGCCAAAAAATACCTGACGAAAGAGAAAATCATCGGAATGCTCCTGCCCGAGAAGAGCTGA
- the map gene encoding type I methionyl aminopeptidase, with translation MIIPKTAEEIELMRESALIVSKTLGMIAQEIRPGITTLELDKMAEAFIRDQGAVPGFLGLYGCPSTLLTSVNEQVVHGLPTHRPIEEGDIVSVDCGALKNGYYGDHAYTFEIGEVEPATRKLLQVTKESLYIGIREFRAGNRVEDVGNAIQKYTESFGYGVVRELVGHGIGEKMHEEPEMPNYGKRGRGKLFVEGMVVAIEPMINMGTRNIRTLKDGWTIVTADKKPSAHFEHNVALVNGKPELLSTFAYVYKALGIESDEENEFRQKPLVI, from the coding sequence ATGATTATCCCAAAGACAGCCGAGGAAATCGAACTGATGCGCGAAAGTGCGCTGATCGTATCGAAAACGCTTGGCATGATTGCCCAGGAGATACGTCCGGGTATTACAACACTCGAACTTGATAAAATGGCGGAGGCCTTTATCCGCGACCAGGGCGCTGTGCCTGGTTTTCTCGGACTTTACGGCTGCCCGTCGACCTTGCTGACCAGCGTTAACGAGCAGGTCGTGCATGGCTTACCTACGCACCGCCCGATTGAGGAAGGCGACATCGTATCGGTCGACTGTGGTGCGTTGAAGAACGGCTACTACGGCGACCATGCCTACACCTTCGAAATTGGTGAAGTAGAGCCGGCGACGCGCAAACTGTTGCAGGTTACCAAAGAATCCCTTTATATCGGCATACGCGAATTCAGGGCCGGCAACCGGGTGGAAGACGTGGGTAACGCCATCCAGAAATATACCGAATCATTTGGCTATGGCGTTGTGCGCGAGCTGGTGGGCCATGGTATTGGGGAAAAGATGCACGAAGAACCGGAAATGCCGAACTACGGCAAACGCGGTCGCGGGAAGCTCTTTGTGGAAGGAATGGTCGTGGCCATCGAACCGATGATCAACATGGGCACCCGAAACATCCGGACGTTGAAAGACGGATGGACCATCGTGACGGCTGACAAGAAACCAAGCGCCCATTTCGAACACAACGTGGCATTGGTCAACGGGAAACCGGAGTTGCTTTCGACCTTCGCCTATGTATACAAAGCCCTGGGCATCGAATCGGATGAAGAGAACGAGTTCCGTCAAAAACCCCTGGTGATTTGA
- a CDS encoding class I SAM-dependent methyltransferase — MKKIFRFLLNTVPRPLLIRLSYLARPLLAVWMKGDRFTDPIDGKSYKSFLPYGYGHQRSNVLAPGTLSLERHRLLWLYLQNETDFFTARKKVLHFAPEQAFYKRFRGMSNLDYTTTDLLSPLADVKADICNLPFADDTYDLILCNHVLEHIPDDTKAMQELFRVMKPGGMGIFQIPQDLSRATTFEDDSITDPKERARIFGQYDHVRVYGRDYFDKLRSIGFRVVEEDYTTRIAPELVERYGLAKGEVIPVVFKGLEFRVHSS; from the coding sequence TTGAAAAAGATTTTCCGTTTCCTGCTGAATACGGTGCCACGGCCTTTGCTGATCCGGCTGAGCTATCTGGCGCGTCCGCTTTTGGCGGTATGGATGAAAGGCGACCGTTTCACCGACCCTATCGACGGGAAAAGCTATAAAAGTTTCCTGCCGTATGGCTACGGACACCAGCGCAGCAATGTACTGGCGCCCGGAACCCTGTCGCTGGAACGCCATCGCTTGTTGTGGTTATACCTTCAAAACGAAACTGACTTTTTCACGGCACGAAAGAAGGTACTGCACTTTGCGCCTGAGCAGGCTTTCTACAAACGTTTCCGCGGCATGTCGAATCTGGACTATACGACAACCGATTTATTGTCGCCCTTGGCGGACGTAAAGGCAGATATCTGCAACCTGCCGTTTGCTGATGACACCTACGACCTTATCCTTTGTAACCACGTGCTTGAGCACATCCCCGACGATACAAAAGCCATGCAGGAATTGTTCCGGGTGATGAAACCCGGCGGCATGGGCATTTTCCAGATACCACAGGATTTGTCGCGCGCCACGACCTTTGAAGACGATTCGATTACCGATCCGAAAGAACGCGCGCGCATTTTTGGCCAGTATGACCACGTGCGGGTGTATGGCCGTGATTACTTCGACAAATTGCGCAGCATCGGCTTCCGGGTGGTGGAAGAAGATTATACCACACGTATTGCACCCGAACTCGTCGAACGATACGGATTGGCGAAGGGTGAAGTGATACCGGTGGTGTTTAAGGGTTTAGAGTTCAGGGTTCATAGTTCATAG